A stretch of Natronospira bacteriovora DNA encodes these proteins:
- a CDS encoding 4-hydroxyproline epimerase, which yields MLKGTFFCIDAHTCGNPVRLVTSGYPVLNGQTMSEKRQDFLARHDWIRQSLMYEPRGHSVMSGSLLLPPCSDNADASILFIETSGCLPMCGHGTIGTVTAAIEAGLLQPGTPGQVTLDVPAGQVKAEYRMENGRVSSVRIRNVASFLAHRDVAIEVPGLGRLSVDIAYGGNFYAIVEPQTNWPGMEGMSADDILNLSPKVRQAAHEAVECIHPDDSTVRGVSHTMWTDMPRSREAHARNAVFYGERAIDRSPCGTGTSARMAQLAARGRLDDGEEFVHESIIGSLFRGRIEGRTRVGDHDAILPSVEGWARVIGHNTIFVDDEDPYWNGFEVK from the coding sequence ATGCTAAAAGGCACCTTTTTCTGCATCGACGCCCACACCTGTGGCAACCCCGTTCGCCTGGTGACCAGTGGTTATCCAGTGCTGAACGGACAGACCATGAGCGAGAAACGACAGGATTTTCTCGCCCGCCATGACTGGATTCGCCAATCCCTCATGTACGAACCCCGCGGGCATTCAGTCATGTCCGGCTCCCTGCTGCTGCCGCCCTGCTCGGACAATGCCGACGCCTCGATTCTCTTCATCGAGACCAGTGGCTGTCTGCCCATGTGCGGTCACGGCACCATCGGCACCGTCACGGCGGCCATTGAGGCCGGACTGCTGCAACCGGGAACACCCGGTCAGGTGACATTGGATGTTCCGGCCGGTCAGGTGAAGGCCGAATACCGGATGGAGAATGGTCGCGTCAGCAGTGTGCGCATCCGCAATGTGGCCAGCTTCCTGGCCCATCGGGACGTGGCAATCGAGGTGCCGGGCCTTGGCCGGCTGAGTGTGGACATTGCCTATGGTGGCAATTTCTACGCCATCGTGGAACCACAGACGAACTGGCCCGGCATGGAGGGAATGAGCGCGGACGATATTCTCAATCTGTCACCGAAGGTGCGTCAGGCCGCCCATGAAGCGGTGGAATGCATCCATCCCGACGATTCCACGGTACGCGGCGTTTCCCACACCATGTGGACCGACATGCCCCGCAGCCGGGAGGCGCATGCCCGCAACGCCGTATTCTATGGCGAGCGCGCCATCGACCGCTCTCCCTGTGGCACCGGAACCAGTGCGCGCATGGCCCAGCTGGCCGCCCGCGGCCGCCTGGATGACGGTGAGGAGTTCGTCCACGAGAGCATCATCGGCAGCCTCTTCCGCGGCCGCATCGAGGGCCGAACCCGCGTGGGTGATCACGACGCCATCCTCCCCAGCGTGGAAGGCTGGGCCAGGGTGATCGGGCATAACACGATTTTCGTGGATGACGAGGATCCTTACTGGAACGGTTTTGAAGTGAAATAA
- a CDS encoding RrF2 family transcriptional regulator, whose protein sequence is MQLTKQTDFALRLLMLLSEHPEQRIPASAAARELDVSWHHLRKIVARLVRLGYVQSSRGRHGGLLLARAPEAIIIGQVVRDLEPTLRPVNCLEPRCPLLRRCRLKSMLGEAMEGFLSHLDGFTLAQSLDNPVDSGSPPARAHSPG, encoded by the coding sequence ATGCAACTCACCAAACAGACCGACTTTGCCCTGCGTCTCCTGATGCTGCTCAGCGAGCATCCGGAGCAGCGAATTCCCGCCAGCGCGGCAGCCCGGGAACTCGACGTCTCCTGGCATCATCTGCGCAAGATCGTGGCGCGCCTGGTCCGACTGGGCTATGTACAAAGCAGCCGCGGCCGCCATGGCGGACTGTTGCTGGCCCGTGCCCCCGAGGCCATCATCATTGGTCAGGTGGTACGCGACCTCGAGCCCACGCTGCGCCCGGTCAACTGCCTTGAACCACGCTGCCCTCTCCTCAGGCGCTGCCGCCTGAAATCCATGCTCGGCGAAGCCATGGAGGGCTTCCTGTCGCACCTGGACGGCTTCACCCTGGCCCAGAGCCTGGACAATCCGGTCGACAGCGGCTCACCACCTGCCAGAGCGCATTCTCCGGGATAG
- a CDS encoding NnrS family protein produces MSAVKMSLGKSANRDGTSWPVVLQQPFRLFFLAAAWFAVLHAAWWGGMLASGSMGIEGNPFLWHGYHMVFGFAVAIVIGFLLTASANWTGRRVSPPLLTLTLFLCWLVARMAGFFTSPISPLLAQVCDALALWGATVALAYALLKSDNRRNYMFIAVLAALASAATFFVFAEIGLVADIRFGLLRVGLDLMLLLMILMGQRIIPFFTDRRLPTLAVRQSRALMVAAPLSVLLAVLAYHLQQPMLAMSLMLVSAVVLCMQMTLWRSWGSWREPMLWILHIGYLWLVVSLIFRAGSLGFGWMPYSTAGHAVSVGALGALGLGMLARVSLGHTGREIRASGWMVLAFVLVTVAAILRMLTGFPTGLPMQWLFGLSALSWILAWLLFAVSYLPVLLSPRVDGRPG; encoded by the coding sequence ATGAGTGCTGTCAAAATGAGCCTCGGCAAATCCGCAAACCGGGACGGGACATCATGGCCCGTGGTTCTGCAACAGCCGTTTCGACTGTTCTTTCTGGCCGCCGCCTGGTTTGCCGTACTGCACGCGGCCTGGTGGGGTGGCATGCTGGCCAGTGGCAGCATGGGTATCGAGGGTAATCCTTTCCTGTGGCATGGCTATCACATGGTCTTCGGTTTTGCCGTGGCCATCGTCATCGGCTTCCTGCTGACCGCCTCGGCCAACTGGACGGGGAGGCGGGTTTCTCCCCCGCTGCTGACGCTGACCCTGTTTCTGTGCTGGCTGGTGGCGCGTATGGCCGGTTTCTTTACCAGCCCGATCTCGCCGTTGCTGGCCCAGGTCTGCGATGCCCTGGCCCTCTGGGGAGCTACGGTCGCGCTCGCTTATGCACTCTTGAAATCGGACAACCGGCGCAATTACATGTTCATTGCGGTCTTGGCGGCACTGGCGTCAGCCGCCACCTTTTTCGTGTTCGCCGAGATCGGTCTGGTGGCCGATATCCGCTTCGGCCTGCTCCGGGTGGGCCTGGATCTCATGCTTCTGCTGATGATCCTGATGGGGCAGCGCATCATCCCCTTCTTTACCGACCGCCGACTGCCCACCCTCGCTGTGCGTCAGTCGCGCGCATTGATGGTTGCCGCGCCCCTGAGCGTACTCCTCGCTGTGCTTGCTTACCACCTTCAGCAGCCGATGCTGGCCATGAGCCTGATGCTGGTTTCCGCTGTCGTCCTCTGCATGCAGATGACCCTATGGCGCAGCTGGGGCAGCTGGCGCGAACCCATGCTGTGGATTCTCCACATCGGCTACCTGTGGCTGGTGGTTTCCCTGATCTTCCGTGCCGGCAGTCTCGGCTTTGGCTGGATGCCGTATTCCACCGCCGGCCATGCGGTTAGCGTGGGTGCCCTGGGTGCCCTGGGCCTGGGCATGCTGGCCCGGGTCTCCCTTGGCCATACCGGGCGTGAAATCCGCGCCAGCGGCTGGATGGTGCTGGCCTTCGTTCTGGTCACGGTCGCCGCCATTCTGCGCATGCTGACTGGCTTCCCCACCGGCCTGCCCATGCAGTGGCTGTTCGGCCTCTCGGCCCTGAGCTGGATCCTGGCCTGGCTGCTGTTCGCAGTGAGTTATTTGCCGGTGCTGCTCAGTCCCCGCGTGGACGGTCGTCCGGGTTAA
- the nadA gene encoding quinolinate synthase NadA has protein sequence MTQHSGQALPEVTPALLESLRPVYEKVRHVIPEVEWAVHAPYVARINELKKERGAVILAHNYQTPDIFYGVADITGDSLGLARDAARVDADVIVQCGVHFMAETSKILAPEKTVLLPDMDAGCSLAEGITGADVRLLKERYPGVPVVVYVNTSAEVKAEADICCTSSNAVEVVESLGVDRVIFAPDKYLGQWVASQTDVEIILYEGSCEVHERFTGAEIETYRRQHPGVYVLAHPECPQDVLKAADYVGSTGHMIKHLDETPAKQVVMITECSMSDNVASEHPEKEFIRPCNLCPHMQRITLPKILAALENMAPEVTVPEKVIAGARDSLQRMLDVGRKKAA, from the coding sequence ATGACTCAGCATTCAGGACAGGCACTGCCCGAAGTGACCCCGGCGCTGCTGGAAAGCCTGCGCCCGGTGTACGAAAAGGTACGCCACGTCATTCCCGAAGTGGAATGGGCGGTGCATGCCCCCTATGTGGCCCGCATCAACGAGCTCAAGAAGGAACGCGGGGCGGTGATTCTGGCGCACAACTACCAGACACCGGACATTTTCTACGGCGTGGCCGACATCACCGGGGACTCCCTGGGCCTGGCCCGTGACGCCGCCCGGGTCGATGCCGATGTGATCGTGCAGTGCGGCGTGCACTTCATGGCCGAGACCTCCAAGATCCTGGCGCCGGAGAAGACCGTGCTGCTGCCGGACATGGACGCGGGCTGTTCCCTGGCCGAAGGCATCACCGGTGCGGATGTGCGCCTGCTCAAGGAGCGCTACCCCGGTGTACCGGTGGTGGTCTACGTCAACACCTCGGCCGAGGTGAAGGCGGAAGCCGATATCTGCTGCACCTCCTCCAATGCCGTGGAGGTGGTGGAATCCCTGGGCGTGGATCGGGTCATCTTTGCCCCGGACAAGTACCTGGGCCAGTGGGTGGCCTCCCAGACCGATGTGGAGATCATCCTCTACGAAGGTTCCTGCGAGGTGCACGAGCGCTTCACCGGCGCCGAGATCGAGACCTACCGCCGCCAGCACCCGGGGGTCTATGTCCTCGCCCATCCGGAGTGCCCGCAGGACGTGCTCAAGGCGGCGGACTATGTCGGGTCCACCGGCCACATGATCAAGCACCTGGACGAAACGCCCGCGAAACAGGTGGTGATGATCACCGAGTGCTCCATGAGCGATAACGTGGCCTCGGAACATCCGGAAAAGGAATTCATCCGCCCCTGCAATCTCTGCCCGCACATGCAGCGCATCACCCTGCCCAAGATCCTGGCCGCGCTGGAAAACATGGCCCCCGAGGTGACCGTTCCCGAAAAGGTCATCGCCGGCGCCCGGGATTCCCTGCAGCGCATGCTGGATGTGGGGCGGAAGAAGGCGGCCTAG
- a CDS encoding universal stress protein, with the protein MTSRRPHPGVDRIAVALDHSEHALAAASMAASLARACGHPLVLLHVFEGHPEELSELDALSERFQDRIRMPTDALQEAMSAGSRKLFNRVREHLDLDSLAPEEVSLDGDPAEALLDYCRQHPDTLLIVGRRGLSPTRSILMGSVSTRLVHEAACPVLVHH; encoded by the coding sequence ATGACGAGCCGAAGGCCGCACCCCGGCGTCGACCGAATCGCCGTCGCCCTGGACCACTCCGAGCATGCCCTGGCGGCCGCATCCATGGCGGCGTCCCTGGCCCGTGCCTGCGGCCACCCCCTGGTTCTCCTGCATGTCTTTGAAGGGCACCCGGAGGAGCTCAGCGAGCTGGACGCCCTCAGTGAGCGCTTCCAGGATCGAATACGAATGCCCACCGACGCCCTGCAGGAGGCCATGTCGGCCGGTAGCCGCAAGCTGTTCAATCGGGTACGCGAGCACCTCGACCTTGATTCTCTCGCCCCGGAAGAAGTCAGTCTGGACGGTGACCCGGCCGAGGCGCTGCTCGATTACTGCCGCCAGCACCCCGACACATTGCTCATCGTCGGCCGTCGCGGCCTCTCCCCCACCCGTTCGATCCTGATGGGCAGCGTCTCCACCCGCCTGGTCCATGAAGCGGCCTGCCCGGTGCTGGTGCATCATTGA
- the fabA gene encoding bifunctional 3-hydroxydecanoyl-ACP dehydratase/trans-2-decenoyl-ACP isomerase, which translates to MTDRPNSLDYDQLIECAEGKMFGPGNGRLPLPPMLMFDRIDEIRDEGGEYGKGIIRATLNINPDLWFFQCHFKDDPVMPGCLGLDALWQLVGFYLVWEGNPGRGRALGVGEVKFTGQVMPDAKVVEYRIDMRRVIRRGLKMAIADGQMSVDGEVIYTAKNLRVGLFGADEV; encoded by the coding sequence ATGACAGACCGACCCAACAGCCTTGATTACGACCAGCTCATCGAGTGCGCCGAAGGCAAGATGTTCGGCCCCGGCAACGGCCGACTGCCCCTGCCCCCCATGCTCATGTTCGACCGTATCGACGAGATTCGCGACGAGGGTGGTGAATACGGCAAGGGCATCATCCGGGCCACGCTGAACATCAATCCGGACCTCTGGTTCTTCCAGTGTCATTTCAAGGATGATCCCGTGATGCCGGGCTGCCTGGGCCTGGATGCCCTGTGGCAGTTGGTGGGCTTCTACCTGGTCTGGGAAGGCAACCCGGGCCGCGGCCGCGCCCTGGGCGTGGGCGAAGTGAAGTTCACCGGCCAGGTGATGCCGGATGCCAAGGTGGTGGAATACCGCATCGACATGCGCCGGGTGATTCGCCGCGGCCTGAAAATGGCCATCGCAGACGGCCAGATGAGTGTGGATGGTGAAGTAATCTACACGGCCAAGAATCTGCGGGTTGGCCTGTTCGGCGCCGACGAAGTCTAG
- a CDS encoding globin-coupled sensor protein has translation MAITEKLRLNGHNLAERLSFLKLGDGEVQFLGRLDAWMTRRAPLMARHFYDFQFSHPASRRFFEHYAGQRMMSLDKLRLNLESAQADYLRDITAHAAAGGFDMAYMEKRLRIGQLHNDIGLPMKLYLGSYSLHFELIDRQLRRDFWYRPFFRRRARALLERVLLLDIQAVTDGFMIDMLETLELSDSIAIDNAQEDVTDHVSAYKQAMRDMLGGIRETAGDLGDNTRTLGGMIESLSSASQQEAAAIEEMNATLEGIENMTRDNLDRARHAANTATGENDERHSAVGAMREISRSSQEITSIVDMINDIAFQTNLLALNAAVEAARAGHEGRGFAVVAAEVKQLSDRTTESAARIRHLIDESTQLIDEGNGYVEQVSEQIREIARALQDQSTSIGEISAAAREIDKTAQSNASESESLSRLASDLGARAEKLRMIVDRH, from the coding sequence ATGGCAATAACCGAAAAGCTGCGCCTGAACGGCCACAATCTCGCTGAACGCCTGTCATTCCTCAAGCTGGGGGACGGGGAAGTCCAATTTCTGGGACGACTGGATGCCTGGATGACACGGCGCGCCCCGTTGATGGCCCGACACTTCTACGATTTCCAGTTTTCACACCCCGCTTCCCGGCGCTTCTTCGAGCACTACGCCGGGCAACGAATGATGTCGCTGGACAAGCTCCGGCTCAACCTGGAAAGCGCACAGGCGGACTATCTGCGGGACATCACCGCTCACGCGGCCGCTGGCGGCTTCGACATGGCCTACATGGAGAAACGCCTGCGAATCGGCCAGCTGCACAATGATATTGGCCTGCCCATGAAACTCTATCTGGGCTCCTACTCCCTGCACTTCGAACTGATCGATCGTCAACTGCGCCGGGATTTCTGGTATCGCCCGTTCTTCCGGCGACGTGCCAGAGCACTGCTCGAACGGGTGTTGCTGCTGGATATCCAGGCGGTCACCGACGGTTTCATGATCGATATGCTCGAGACGCTGGAGTTGAGCGACAGCATTGCCATTGACAATGCCCAGGAAGACGTCACCGACCATGTGTCGGCCTACAAGCAGGCCATGCGTGACATGCTCGGCGGCATCCGGGAAACCGCGGGGGATCTGGGTGACAACACCCGCACACTGGGAGGCATGATCGAAAGCCTTTCCAGCGCCTCGCAGCAAGAGGCCGCCGCCATCGAGGAAATGAACGCCACCCTGGAAGGCATCGAAAACATGACCCGCGACAACCTGGACCGCGCCCGTCACGCGGCCAACACCGCCACGGGGGAAAACGACGAGCGCCACAGCGCCGTGGGCGCCATGCGTGAGATCAGCCGATCCTCCCAGGAGATCACCTCCATTGTCGACATGATCAACGATATTGCCTTCCAGACCAACCTCCTCGCCCTGAACGCGGCGGTGGAAGCCGCCCGGGCCGGGCACGAGGGCCGCGGCTTTGCCGTGGTGGCGGCGGAGGTCAAACAGCTCTCCGACCGAACCACGGAATCCGCCGCACGGATTCGCCACCTCATCGATGAGTCCACGCAACTCATCGACGAAGGCAACGGTTACGTGGAGCAGGTCTCGGAACAGATCCGCGAGATCGCGCGCGCCCTGCAGGATCAAAGCACGAGCATTGGCGAGATTTCAGCCGCCGCCCGGGAAATCGACAAAACTGCCCAATCCAATGCCAGCGAATCCGAATCCCTGTCCCGCCTGGCCTCGGACCTTGGCGCTCGCGCCGAAAAACTCCGCATGATCGTCGACCGACACTGA
- a CDS encoding NAD(P)/FAD-dependent oxidoreductase produces MTESTTDTDFLIIGAGIVGVTAAHELQTAGRRVLLIDRDAPGAGASQGNAGHFATEQIFPIADASILWKVPRLLLDPLGPLAIDWRYAHRITPWLLRFLWNMRPAQVRRTTEALAALSGGSLAAWQDLLGRSGGLSLIRSRESLTVFEHTATGRRLERDMKQMQAHGVPVSAIGGDEARERVPALSDRVVGALHFTATGHVADPLKVLEHVWGHARQAGAQFRRAEARRVRVSDDGVVVATEQGDIHAGQVLIACGAHSRPLVRDATGVKAPLDTERGYHLMLPAEQQRLPMAIASAERRFIMTPMDGGLRLAGTVEFGGLERPENWRRAWVLREHANALLQPALDDARARPWMGFRPTLPDCLPVIDRVGPGGRLLMAFGHHHLGLTQSAFTARILTALANDQEPPVSIEPYRLQRFGRTAWN; encoded by the coding sequence ATGACTGAATCCACAACAGACACCGATTTTCTCATTATCGGTGCCGGCATTGTCGGAGTAACGGCGGCCCACGAATTGCAGACGGCCGGTCGGCGGGTGCTGCTGATCGACCGGGATGCACCCGGCGCCGGCGCCTCCCAGGGCAATGCCGGCCATTTTGCCACCGAGCAGATCTTTCCCATCGCCGATGCCAGTATTCTCTGGAAGGTGCCAAGGCTGTTGCTGGATCCCCTGGGGCCGCTGGCCATCGACTGGCGCTATGCCCACCGCATCACGCCCTGGCTACTGCGTTTCCTCTGGAACATGCGCCCCGCCCAGGTGCGGCGAACCACCGAGGCCCTGGCCGCCCTCAGTGGTGGCAGCCTGGCCGCCTGGCAGGATCTTCTTGGTCGCAGCGGCGGACTGTCGCTGATTCGCAGCCGGGAATCCCTCACCGTTTTCGAGCACACGGCCACCGGGCGCCGCCTCGAACGGGATATGAAACAAATGCAGGCCCATGGTGTACCCGTTTCCGCCATCGGCGGTGACGAGGCTCGGGAGCGGGTGCCGGCCCTCAGCGACCGCGTGGTCGGGGCCCTGCATTTCACGGCCACGGGGCATGTGGCGGATCCGCTCAAGGTGCTGGAGCACGTCTGGGGCCATGCGCGCCAGGCCGGCGCGCAATTCCGCCGCGCCGAAGCCAGGCGGGTTCGGGTGTCCGACGACGGTGTGGTCGTCGCCACGGAGCAGGGCGATATTCACGCCGGGCAGGTCCTGATTGCCTGTGGTGCCCACTCCCGGCCCCTGGTGCGTGATGCGACGGGCGTGAAGGCGCCCCTGGATACCGAGCGTGGCTACCACCTCATGCTGCCGGCCGAGCAACAGCGCCTGCCCATGGCCATTGCCTCGGCCGAACGACGTTTCATCATGACCCCAATGGACGGCGGCCTTCGGCTGGCGGGCACCGTGGAGTTTGGCGGGCTGGAGCGGCCGGAGAACTGGCGCCGGGCCTGGGTGCTGCGCGAGCATGCCAATGCCCTGCTGCAGCCCGCACTGGACGACGCGCGTGCCCGGCCGTGGATGGGATTTCGCCCGACCCTGCCGGATTGCCTGCCGGTAATTGACCGCGTGGGGCCTGGGGGGCGTCTGTTGATGGCCTTCGGGCACCATCATCTGGGGCTGACACAGTCCGCCTTTACCGCCCGAATCCTGACTGCGCTGGCCAATGATCAGGAGCCACCGGTCTCCATTGAACCCTATCGTCTGCAACGTTTCGGGAGGACAGCATGGAACTGA
- the dapA gene encoding 4-hydroxy-tetrahydrodipicolinate synthase: MELKGVFTPLVTPFDADDALHTAALDALIEAQIEAGVGGLIACGTTGEYYTLNETERDKLIRRVVRQVDGRVPVLAGINALNTAEGIRRAEQARDLGCDGLMMSPPAYSLPEQHEILAHFKGVAAATTLPLVLYDFPVRAGVQIEVETVLALAEVDTIVGIKESSGDFSRLLALRDQDLGDFQLICGCDDQAADHLWWGAEAWISGSANLLAAEQVAMVDAARQRDFGAVREQMQAMLPLIRHMEGGGYNQKAKLGVRLRLGIDVGEVRQPLLPLDGNQIKEFQSLIECFDKR; encoded by the coding sequence ATGGAACTGAAGGGCGTATTCACCCCCCTCGTGACCCCCTTTGACGCCGATGATGCCCTCCATACCGCGGCCCTGGATGCCCTGATCGAGGCCCAGATCGAGGCCGGGGTGGGTGGCCTGATCGCCTGTGGCACCACCGGCGAGTACTACACCCTGAACGAGACGGAGCGGGACAAGCTCATCCGGCGGGTGGTTCGTCAGGTGGACGGACGGGTGCCGGTGCTGGCCGGCATCAATGCCCTCAACACCGCCGAGGGCATTCGTCGAGCCGAGCAGGCCCGGGATCTGGGCTGTGATGGCCTGATGATGTCGCCACCGGCCTACAGCCTGCCGGAGCAGCACGAGATTCTGGCCCACTTCAAGGGCGTGGCGGCGGCCACGACCCTGCCCTTGGTGCTGTACGACTTTCCGGTGCGGGCCGGTGTCCAGATCGAGGTGGAAACCGTCCTTGCCCTGGCTGAAGTGGACACGATCGTCGGCATCAAGGAGAGCAGCGGTGATTTCAGTCGCCTGCTCGCCCTGCGGGATCAGGATCTTGGCGATTTCCAGCTCATCTGCGGCTGTGACGACCAGGCCGCGGATCACCTCTGGTGGGGTGCCGAGGCCTGGATCAGCGGCTCCGCCAATCTGCTGGCCGCCGAGCAGGTGGCCATGGTGGATGCCGCCCGCCAGCGGGACTTCGGTGCCGTGCGCGAGCAAATGCAGGCCATGCTGCCCCTCATTCGGCACATGGAGGGGGGTGGTTACAACCAGAAGGCGAAGCTCGGCGTGCGCCTTCGCCTGGGCATCGATGTGGGGGAGGTGCGCCAGCCGCTGCTCCCGCTCGACGGAAATCAAATCAAGGAATTTCAGTCACTTATAGAGTGTTTTGATAAGAGATAG